GCTTCGGACAAGTACATCAACCCCTTCCCCAACGACAAGGCGGCGGCTGCCGCCAATGGTGGGGCGCTGCCGCCCGACCTGTCGTTGATGGCCAAGGCCCGCGTTGGCGGTCCGAACTACATCTACAGCCTGATGCTGGGCTTCAAGGAAGAAGCGCCGCATGGCGTGGTCATCCCCGAGGGCAAGTACTACAACACGTACTTCCCCGGTAATGCCATCGGCATGCCGCCGCAGCTGATGGAAGACCTGATCACCTATTCCGACGGCACCAAGGCGTCGCCGGAACAGCTGGCCCGCGACGTCACCGCCTTCCTCAACTGGGCCGCCGAGCCCGAGTTGAACGAGCGTAAGTCCATGGGCCTGAAGGTCATGATCTTCCTGGCGGTGTTCACCGCCTTGCTGTACGCGCTCAAGCGTCAGATCTGGAAGAACCTGCACTGATCCGGCTCATGCCGGACCGGCCCGCTCCGGCAGGCTATTGACAGATTGGCCGCCATCCCTGGGATGGCGGCCTTTTTGTTGCCTCGGGCGATGGACAGCCCTTGGCCAAACATGACACCCTGACCTTGGTATCGCCCCTCGCCCGGAATCCACATGCGCATTCTTTTGATCGAAGACGAAGCCGAGTTGGCCGAGTTGGTCCGCACCTACTTGCAGCAACTTCTGTTCGTCGTCGATCACACCGCCACGCTGGAAGATGCCCGATCGTTGCTGGAAACGGTGGTGTATGACGCCATCATCCTGGACCGTAGCCTGCCCGATGGTGATGGCCTGGAGTTGATCCCGCGTCTGCGCGCCCGCGGTATGGACATTCCGGTCCTGGCGGCCACCGCCCGCGATCAAGTGTGCGACCGGGTGCGCGGCCTGGATTCCGGCGTTGACGATTACCTGATCAAACCCTACAGCCTGCTGGAACTGGCCGCCCGCCTGCGCGCCTTGCTGCGCCGTCCGGGCAAGACGCTGAAAAACGAGCAGGTCATCGGCGACATCGTCCTTGACGCTTTTCAGGGCACGGCCACCATCGCCGGCGAGCCGCTGCTGCTGGCGCGGCGGCTGATCACCTTGCTGGATGTGCTGATGCGATCGGCGGGCCGGGTGGTGTCGCGTCCGGCCATCGAGACCCGTCTTTACAGCATCGATGACCAGATCGATTCCAACGCGCTCGAAGCCAGCATCTCGCGCCTGCGCCGGATTTTGGCCGACAAGGGCTCGTCGGTCACCATCCACACCATCCGCGGTGTCGGCTATATGCTGGCCGAAGGGGACAAGTCATGAGCGCAATTGCCCCTTATTCCCTGAGGTCGCGGCTGGTGTCGCGTCTGATTGCCGCCCACGCCGTCGTTCTCGCCGCCAACATTCCCTATTTCCTGTGGCGCGGCTACGTCAAACACGATGCCGAGGGCAATTTGGGAACAATGGGGGCGTGGCTGCTGCATGAACTGGTCACCGACGTCCTTCCCCTGGTTGTCCCGCTGTTTATCGCCACCACGTTGATCACCAAGCTGACCGTCCGCCGCAGCCTGGCCCAGATCGACGCCGCCACCCGCAAAGCCGCCGCCTTCGACCCGTCACATCTGGGCGTCCGTCTGCCCAGCACGGCAACCCCCAAGGAATTGCATCCGCTGGTCGACGCCATCAATGCTGGATTGGACCGGTTGGAGCGCGGCTTTGAAAGTCAAAAACGCTTTACCGCCAACGCCGCCCACGAACTGCGCACGCCGCTGGCGGTGCTGAAAGCCCGCTGTTCGCGTGAGACCGGACCGCAGGCGCGGGCGCTGCTGTCCGACATCGGTCGCATGACCAAAATCGTCGATCAATTACTGGGTATCGCCAGACTGGAGATGGGCCAAGTGCCGCTTGATGCCCGCGTTGACCTGGACATTATCTGTCGCCGGGTGGTGGCCGATCTGTTCCCGCTGGCCCTGGCCGCCGGCTGCGATCTTGGCTACAGCGCCGGTACGACGACGGTACTGGCTCGCGGCAACGAAGTGCTGCTGGAAGACGCCTTGCGCAACATCGTCGACAACGCCGTACACGTGGCACCGCCAGGAACCAGCGTCGAGGTGGTTTTGGACGACAGCGGCATCATCCATGTGCTGGATCGCGGCCCCGGTGTCGCCGACGGGCTGAAGACGGAAATCTTTCATCCCTTCCGCCGCCTGAACAACAGCAACCATCGCGGCGCCGGCCTGGGTCTGGGCATCGCCGCCGAGGCCATCGCCCTGCATGGCGGCACATTGTCCGTCCATGACCGCCCCGGCGGTGGGGCCGATTTCGTCGTCGACCTGTCGGCGGCGCCGACGCCGTCAGGTTGAGGTAAGGTTGGAGGCGCATATTTCCCTAAGAACAATATAGGGGGAAATGGACATGCGCATTCTCAACCTCATCCGCAACGCAACGCTGGCTCTGGCCTTGACCACGGCGGCGGTGACAACGGTGGCGCAGGCGGCGGAGGAAGCCTCTTCCATCTCGCGCGGCGGACGCCTTTACGACAAGTTCTGGGTCGAAACCAAGGCCGACGCCCCCAAGACCCCGCACGCGGCCTATCCGGACAAGGCCGGAAAATACGCGCAGGATTCGTCCTGGCGTTGCAAGGAATGTCACGGCTGGGATTACAAGGGCAAGGACGGCGCCTATGCCAAGGGTGGCCATGCCACCGGCATCATCGGCATCACCGGCGCCGCCGGCAAGGATCCGGCGGCCATCGTCGCCATTCTGCGCAACCCGGCCCACGGCTACGACGAGCAGAAACTGTCGGCCAAGGATGCCCAGGATCTGGCCCTGTTCGTGTCCAAGGGACAGATCGACATGAGCCAGTATATCGACTACGCGGCCAAGAAGGCCAAGGGCGACGCCGCCAAGGGCGAGGGCTATTTCAACACCCTGTGCGCCGGCTGCCATGGCACCGACGGTAAGAAGATCACCAACGCGCCGCCGCTGGGATCGCTGCAAAACCCGCAGGAAATGCTGCATAAGGTCTTGAATGGCCAGCCCAATCAGCCGATGCCGTCGCTGCGTCTGCTTGATCCGCAGATCGCCGTCGATCTGGTCAGCCATATGATGACGCTGCCGCAGCAATAGGAAACCATGCCCGACCGCCCCATCGGAGCGGTCGGGTCTTCCTACTTTTATTCCGTGCACGAGACCCTGCCATGACAAGACATCGTTCCGACGGCAAGCACTGGCTTGCCGGTTTGTGGCGCGCTTTTACGTCGCCTTCGGCCCGCTGGTCCTTTGGCGCCATCCTGATTGCCGGCGGTATCGGTGGTGTTTTGCTGTGGGGGGGCTTCAACACCTTCATGGAATACACCAACACCTTGGAATTCTGCGTCTCGTGTCACGAGATGGAGACCACCGTGTACCAGGAATACAAAAAGTCGCCGCATTACGAGAATGCCTCTGGCGTGCGCGCCGTTTGTGCCGACTGCCATGTGCCCAAGGATTGGGGAGCCAAAGTGCTGCGCAAGATCCAAGCCAGCAGCGAAATCTTCCACAAGCTGGCCGGCACCGTCGACACCCCCGAGAAATTCGAGGCCAAGCGCCGCCAACTGGCCGAGCGCGTCTGGGCGACGATGAAAGCCAACAACTCGCGCGAATGTCGCAATTGCCACGAATACCAGGCGATGGCATTCCACAAGCAACGCACCGAATCGCAGCAGAAGATGCAGTTGGAGGCCGCCCCCAAGAACATGGCCTGCGTCGAGTGCCACAAGGGCATCGCCCACAAATTTCCCCTGCCCCCCCGCGACGACGAATAAGCAAGCCGCCGCCACCCGCCATCCTTGCGATGGCGGGCTTTTTGTTTTATGGCATGGGCACCACTTGCAAGGGGCGAAGACATGAGCAAACCCGTTCTCGGCATCATCGGCGGTTCCGGCGTCTACGACATCGACGGCCTGACCAACACCCAATGGCGCCGCGTCGACAGCCCCTTCGGCCAACCGTCCGACGACTTGCTGTTCGGCGAATTGAACGGCCAACAATTGGTCTTCCTGCCCCGTCACGGTCGCGGCCACCGTATCCCGCCGTCAGAGCTTAATTATCGCGCCAATATCGACGCCCTGAAGCGGGCCGGCGTCACCGAGATCGTCTCGGTCTCGGCGGTGGGCTCGCTGAAGGAGGAATTGCCGCCCGGCACCTTCGTCATCGTCGACCAGTTCATCGACCGCACCTTCGCCCGCACCAAATCATTCTTTGAAACCGGCTTGGTCGCCCATGTGTCCATGGCCCATCCGGTGTGCGGACGCCTGGGCGACATCATCGAGCAGGCGGCCAAGGATGCCGGCATCGTCGCCGTGCGCGGCGGCACCTATCTGGTGATGGAGGGACCGCAATTCTCGACGCAGGCGGAAAGCAACCTGTACCGCCAATGGGGCTGCGACGTCATCGGCATGACCAACATGCCCGAGGCCAAGTTGGCGCGCGAAGCCGAGATGTGCTACGCCACCGTCGCCATGGTCACCGATTATGATTGCTGGCACCCCGATCACGACGCCGTGACGGTGGAACAGGTGGTCAAGGTGTTGCTGGAAAATGCCGACCGTGCCCGCGCCCTGGTCAAGGCCATCGTCCCCCAGGTGGGCGGACGGTCGGGCAATTGCGCCAAGGGCTGCCATACCGCGCTGGAACACGCCATCATCACCCATGGCGACAAGCGTGATCCTAACGTGGTCAGCAAGCTCGACGCCGTCGCCGGTCGTCTGTTGAAGCGTTAATCAGGAAACATCCTCGTCGCCACATTCATGGCGGATTTGCGCGCGCGTAGCACTGAGCACCAGCTCCAGGGCCCGTTCGCTGCATTCCACGCTACCATCGCAACCACGCCGGGTGGCGCACAGCAATATATCATGCAGACCATCCAAATCGTTGGCCTGCCCTCGTCCCAAGACCCAACCGCAATGCGGGCGTTGCGTATTCATTATTCCGCCCCCCAGACAAAAAAGGACGCCAACCCCGTTGGGGCGCGTCCTGTAATACTAACTTTATACCCGGATTTTATTTGTTGGTATGGTGGCAAAGGGATATGCACCATCCGAACCACGCCATGACCTTTAGGATGGTCCGGCCCTGGCGCCCCATTGCGCCCACGTCGAGGTTTTCGTAAGGTCGCTCAGACTTTCCCCCAGGATGACGCAGCATGAAGATCAACGGCACCCCCACCCGCACCATCTGGCCGGCAAAAGATGGCTGGGCGGTGGAAATCATCGACCAGACCCGCCTGCCGCATGAATTGGTGAATGTGCGGCTGGAAAGTCTGGCTGATGCCGCCCATGCCATCAAGGCCATGCTGGTGCGCGGCGCCCCCCTGATCGGCGCCACCGCCGCCTATGGCATGGCTTTGGCCGCGCGGGCCAACAGCTCTGATCTGGCGTTGACGGTGGCCTACAACATCCTGCATGCCACCCGCCCCACCGCCATCAATCTGAAATGGGCGCTGGATCAAATGATCACCGCCCTGGGCAAGGTGCCGGAAGATCAACGCATGGCCGCCGCCTATGCACGGGCCGCCGAAATCTGCGACGAGGATGTCGCCATCAATTCCGCCATCGGCGATAATGGCGCCACCCTGATCCAGGCCGCCTGGGAAAGCGCCCGCCGCGCCCGCGGCGCCGACCGTGTCAACGTGCTGACCCATTGCAATGCCGGCTGGCTGGCCACGGTGGATTGGGGCACCGCCATCGCCCCTATCTACAAGGCTCACGATGCCGGCATCCCGGTGCATGTGTGGGTGGATGAAACCCGCCCGCGCAACCAGGGCGCATCCCTGACCGCGCGCGAACTGAACTGGCACGGCGTGCCGCATACGGTGATCGCCGACAATACCGGCGGCCATCTGATGCAGCATGGCATGGTCGATCTGTGCATCGTCGGCACCGACCGGGTCACCAGCAACGGCGACGTCTGCAACAAGATCGGTACCTATCTGAAGGCGCTGGCGGCCAAGGATAATGCCGTACCGTTCTATGTCGCCCTGCCCAGCCCGACCATCGACTGGAGTGTCGCCGACGGCATCAAGGAAATCCCCATCGAGGAACGCGATGCCGCCGAGCAAACCCACATGACCGGCAAGGCCGCCGACGGCAGCATCGTCAGCGTCCAGGTCACTCCCGACGGCAGCCCGGCGGGCAATTGGGGTTTCGACGTCACTCCGGCCCGACTGGTCAGCGGCCTGATCACCGAACGCGGAATTTGCGCCGCCAGCCCCGAAGGCCTGCGCGGCCTGTTCCCGGAACGGAACGGCTGACATGCAAAGCATCGTCGATGCCGTCCGTCTGCTGGCCGAGCGCGGTCTGAACCAGGGCGCCTCGGGCAATGTTTCGCTGCGCGGCGAGGGCTGCTTCACCATCACCCCGTCCGGGGTTTCGGCGGATGTGCTGCGCCCCGACCAACTGGTCAGCATGGATATGGATGGCGCTTGGTCGGGGGCGTGGAAGCCGTCGAGCGAATGGCGGTTCCACCGCGACATCTATGCCGCCCGCGCCGATGCCCATGCCGTGGTCCATTGCCATTCCCCCGCCGCCACCGCCCTGGCGGTCTTGGGCAAGACCTTGCCTGCCTTCCATTACATGGTGGCCATCGCCGGCGGCGTCGACGTGCGCTGCGCCCCTTACGCCACCTTCGGCACCCAGGAATTGTCGGATGCGGCGCTCGCCGCCTTGACCGATCGCCGCGCCTGCCTGCTGGGCCATCATGGCATGATCAGTATCGGCAAGGATTTGGCCCAGGCGGTGGACATCGCGGTGGAAGTGGAGTTCCTGGCCGATCTCTATCTGCGTCTGCTGCCCCTGGGCGAACCGCCGGTGCTGCCGGCGGCAGAGATGGCGGTGGTGCTGGAAAAATTCAAATCCTATGGCGCCAACGCGCAAGCCCCTATAACGGCAGCCTGACCCGCGCCCGCAATCCGCCCAGGGGACTGTCTTCCAGCAGCACGTCGCCGCCATGGCCGCGAACAATATCGCGGGCGATGGTCAGACCCAGGCCGACTCCGCCGGTGGCCAGATTGCGCGACCGTTCCAGCCGGAAAAATGGTTTGAACACCTGTTCCCGGCTTTCCACCGGGATGCCGGGTCCATCGTCGTCGACGATGATTTCAGCCGCCTCGGCCCGCTTGCCCACCCGTACCCAGACATGACCACCATAGCGATGGGCGTTGCCGATCAGGTTGGAAATCACCCGGGCCATGGCTTGCGGCTTCAGCGGCATGACCAGACTGTCCTCGACATGCAAATCCAGCTCACGCCCCTCACGGCGATAGCGCGACACCACCTCGTCGACCAGGGCGGCCAGATCGGTGGGAGTGGTCGCCTCGCCGCCTTCGCCGCGGACAAAGGCCAGATAGCCCTCGACCATCTGTTCCATTTCCGCCACGTCTTCTTCCAACTCGGCCCGACCGTCCACCTCGCCCAGCATGGCCAATTGCAGCTTCATCCGGGTGAGCGGCGTCCGCAAATCGTGCGACACCCCGGCCAGCATTTCGGTGCGCTGCTGCATCTGCCGCTTGATGCGATCCTGCATCAGGTTGAAGGCCTGGGCCGCTTGGCGCACCTCGGTGGCGCCCTCGGGCTTGAAATGGGGGATATCGCGGCCCTTGCCGAAGGCGTCGGCGGCCACCGCCAGCTTGCGCACCGAGCGCACCTGATTGCGCATGAACACCGTGGCGATGCCCAACAACAGCATGGAGGTGCCGACCATCCACAGCACAAAAATATAGGTGGTGGAACTGAACAGGCGCTTGCGCGGCACGAAGACTTCCAACAATCCATCGGACAATTGCACCCGCACCGCCACCTCGCGCTCGAACGAGCGGGCGTCGACCATGAAGGGGCGCTGCACCCGATCGTTCAGCGCGTCGTGCAGGGCCTGTTCCATCAAACCGCGCGGCGGTTCCGGCGGCGTGTTGGGCAGGATGCCGCCGGTCTGGAAACGCATGTCCAGATCCATCTTGTTGGCGGCGATGCCGAACACCCGCAAGCGGTCTTCCGGTGCGGGGAAAGCCCGCACGCTTTCAATCACCGCGCCAATATCGCCGGCCAGCCCAGCCGACAACCGCCGCGCCACCGTGTCCCAGTGGCTGGCATAGAAGATGTAGGTGGACACCAACTGCACCACGATCAGCGGGGTGACGATGATCAGCAGCGAGCGCCCCAGCAGACCTTGCGGCAGGATGCGTTTGAACCAGCGTTCGGGCTGCGCCATCCTAGTCGGGCCTCAACATATAGCCTTGGCCGCGCACGGTTTGCAGATAGCGCGGCAGACGGGGATCGTCTTCCAGTTTTTTGCGCAGGCGGGTGACCTGGACGTCAACGGCGCGGGGATTGGCATCGTTGCCGGTGCGGTTGGCCAAATCGTCGCGGCTGACCGCCTGACCGGCGGCCTCGGCCAGGATACCCAGCAATTCCCGCTCGCCGGTGGTCAGATGCACCACCTCGTCGCCTTGGCGCAGTTCGGCCCGCACCGGATCCCAGACGAAAGCGCCCAAACCCAAGAGCTTGACCGCAATCCCCTCGACCTTGGGAGTGCGGCGCAGGATCGAGGCGATGCGCAGCAGCAACTCCCTGGGCTCGAACGGTTTGGTCAGATAATCGTCGGCCCCCGATTCCAGCCCCGAGATGCGGTCCTCGGACTCGCCCATGGCGGTCAGCAGCAGAATGGGAAGGGCGCTTTGGCCGCGCAAATCGCGGGTCAGGCTCAGGCCGTCCTCGCCCGGCATCATCACGTCCAACACCATCAGATCGGCTTCGACCACCGCCAGCTTGGCCCTGGCCTCGGCGGCGGAGGCGGCGGTGGTCACCAGATAACCGTTATCGGACAGGTATTTGCGCAGCAATTGCCGCAGCCGGTCATCGTCGTCGACCACCAGGATATGCGGCTTGTCGTCCATGATCGCCCCCTGTTAGCGCCAGCCGGGACCGCGCGACGGAAAGCGGGGGCGGTCGGCCTCATCGATCAGCCCCAGCATGACCTTGCGGAACCCCTCCACCGCCTCGGCCCCGGCCTCGCGGTAGGCGCGGGCGAAGCGGGCGCGCTGGCGTTCGGTCAATTGCCGTTCAAGCTCGGTGCCTTTTTCCGTCAATTCCAGCAGACGTTGGCGGCGGTCGTGCACGCCGGGACGCTGGGTGATGAAGCCCTCGTCCACCAATTGCCCCAAAACGCGGGACAGGGATTGCTTGGTGATGCGTAAAATGGCCAGCAAATCCGACACCGTCATGCCCGGATTGCGCCCGACGAAATAGATGACGCGGTGGTGCGCCCGCCCGAAGCCGTATTCGGCCAGGATGGCGTCGGGCTCGGCGGTGAAGTCGCGATAGGCGAAAAACAGCAATTCGATGCCCTGGCGCAATTCTTCTTCGCGCAGGAACAACGGATTGATGGGCGTCTTTACGTCAGTCATGTTGACATATATCTCTCAAAATGTTACGCGTGGCAAGAGCAAAGGGTAATTTTCTGACGTTTCACTCCTATCGGACGGAATATCATGGCTGACCTAGTCCCCTTCCACGATCGCGACGGCTTCATCTGGTTCGACGGCAAACTGACCCCCTGGCGCGACGCCAAGGTGCATGTTCTCACCCACGGCCTGCATTACGGCTCGGCGGTATTCGAGGGCGAGCGGGTTTACGGCGGCAAGGTGTTCAAGCTGACCGAGCACTCGGAGCGACTGGTCAAGTCGGGCGAAATCCTGGGCATGAAGGTTCCCTTCAGCGCCGCCGAAATCGACGCCGCCACCAATGAGACGGTCAAGGCCAACAATATCGTCGACGGCTATGTCCGCCCCATCGCCTGGCGCGGCTCGGAAATGATGGGTGTCGCCGCCCAGGCCAACAAGATCCATCTGGCCATCGCCTGCTGGGTGTGGCCCAGCTATTGGTCGCCCGAGGCCCGCATGCGCGGCATCCGCCTCAACATCAGTGAATGGCGTCGCCCGCATCCCCAGACCGCGCCGACCGCATCGAAGGCTGCCGGCCTTTACATGATCTGCACCATGAGCAAGCACAAGGCCGAGGCCGACGGCTATGAGGACTCGCTGATGCTGGATTATCGCGGTCAGGTGGCCGAAGCCACCGGCGCCAACGTTTTCTTCGTCTTCGATGGCGAGTTGCACACCCCCACCCCCGATTGCTTCCTGGACGGCATCACCCGGCGTACGGTCATCGACATCGCCAAAAAGCGCGGTCTGAAGGTGATCGAACGGGCCATCATGCCCGAGGACATGAGCAAGGCGACGGAATGCTTCCTGACCGGCACCGCCGCCGAAGTCACGCCTGTGCGCGAAATTGGACCCTACACATTCACGCCAGGGGAAATCAGCAAGACGCTCATTAGTGATTACGATGCTTTAGTGCGTTCTTAATTATCCCAAAGCATCAGAGAAAATTATCAGTTTTGCGAAAGGCCGGTGTTTGCAACGCCGGCCTTTCATAATACTATCAGTCAGGGGATTCGTCATCCGCGCCTACCGGTACGGGGTTTTGCACCGGTTGCGCCTGAACAGGTGATATTGCGTGAAAGCCTGGCAGAACCTGCGGCTGTCCAGCCGTTTCATGATCATCGTCGGCGTCGGCGTGATCGCCCTTATCCTAAGCGTTGTCGTGGTCATTGGTCGGTTCGAGCGGGCCGAGATGGAGCGCCAGTTACAGCGCCTGTCCGCCAATGAAATGACCTCGCTGCATGCCCTGATCCTCAACGTCATGGCCAAACGGCCCGAGGACGGCGACAATATCGGCATCCAGGTCTTCAACAGCTGGTTCGACAGCCGCAACATCCACTATCCCGGCAAGGTGTGGAGCGCCTGGGGCGACAAGGTCGTCGCCCACATGGCCGACACCGCACCCGACCACAAGCCCAAACTGCCGGTGGACGACATCGACCGCGAGGCCTTCGCCACCAAACAGCCGGTGGGCCGTTTCATCGATGGCGCCTATCGCTACGCCTATCCCATCGTCCTTGGCGTCACCGACGGCGCCGACCAGGAAGTCTGTTACGCCTGTCACGGCGGCATGGGCATGGAAAAGGGCGACGTCATCGCCGTGCTGTCGTCGTCGCTGTCCACCGCCGAGGCCGAGGCCAAGATGCAGCGCATCCTCACCTTCCTGGTGGTCGGCGGCGTTCTCGCCACCATCTTGGCGGTCATGGGCATTCGCTGGGGCTTGGCCCGCATCATCACCACCCCCATCCACGACATGACCGAACGCATGGGGGCGCTGTCCAAGGGCGACATCAGCATCGACGTGCCGGCCCTGGATCGCGGCGACGAGGTGGGCGACATCGCCCGCGCCGTCCAGGTGTTCAAGGACAACACCATCGCCAAACAGGCCATGGAACAGGAAGCCCGTCAGGCCGCCGCCGCCCGCGAAGCCCGCA
This is a stretch of genomic DNA from Magnetospirillum gryphiswaldense MSR-1 v2. It encodes these proteins:
- a CDS encoding methyl-accepting chemotaxis protein; translated protein: MKAWQNLRLSSRFMIIVGVGVIALILSVVVVIGRFERAEMERQLQRLSANEMTSLHALILNVMAKRPEDGDNIGIQVFNSWFDSRNIHYPGKVWSAWGDKVVAHMADTAPDHKPKLPVDDIDREAFATKQPVGRFIDGAYRYAYPIVLGVTDGADQEVCYACHGGMGMEKGDVIAVLSSSLSTAEAEAKMQRILTFLVVGGVLATILAVMGIRWGLARIITTPIHDMTERMGALSKGDISIDVPALDRGDEVGDIARAVQVFKDNTIAKQAMEQEARQAAAAREARMRRLEELIRGFEATVATVLETVAQSSDMMAQTARRMVSSADTAAERAKSVAQHANEANQNVRMVAEAAEELSNSITEIAQQVAMSNDVAANATTEAQGVNARVTGLAGAADKIGEIIEMITGIAEQTNLLALNATVEAARAGDAGKGFAVVASEVKNLARQTVRATEDISTQVSTIQRETHQTVGAIQGIGTTISSMDGITTAIAAAIEEQGAATQEIARNIDHAASGTNQVYENINEVSRTIHETDEAAKEVLAAVEDLQVQAKTLRHEVDSFLTGIREV